In Deinococcus proteolyticus MRP, a single genomic region encodes these proteins:
- a CDS encoding AAA family ATPase, with protein MTEPQFSSSVTTSSNASSTAQAVMERVQSNVARVLVGKEDVTRLALAGILAGGHILLEDAPGTGKTMLARALAVSLGLDFARVQFTPDLLPSDVTGVSIYREGRFEFVPGPIFTGILLADEINRATPKTQSALLEAMGEGQVTESGVTHALQKPFVVIATQNPVEHEGTYALPEAQLDRFLLKLSVGYPTLHEEVQLLSRLQTAHPIDTLAAVAGPADLLAAQRAVREVRVSPDLQHYLASIVGATRSHPRIALGAGPRASLGIQAAAQALAYLAGRDFVTPDDVKAAARGVLPHRLLLNIEARMADISAASLVEEILGTVPVPVETPAAMAQAAAEPTPAG; from the coding sequence ATGACCGAGCCACAGTTCAGCAGTTCCGTGACCACTTCATCCAACGCCTCATCCACCGCGCAGGCCGTGATGGAGCGCGTACAAAGCAATGTGGCCCGTGTGCTGGTGGGCAAGGAAGACGTGACCCGCCTCGCGCTGGCCGGGATTCTGGCCGGCGGGCATATCCTCCTGGAAGACGCGCCCGGCACCGGCAAGACCATGTTGGCGCGCGCCCTGGCGGTCAGCCTCGGCCTGGACTTTGCCCGCGTGCAGTTCACGCCGGATTTGCTGCCCAGCGACGTGACCGGGGTGAGCATCTACCGCGAAGGCCGCTTCGAGTTCGTGCCCGGCCCCATTTTTACCGGCATCCTGCTGGCCGACGAAATCAACCGCGCCACCCCCAAAACCCAGTCGGCGCTGCTGGAGGCGATGGGGGAGGGGCAGGTGACCGAGTCGGGTGTCACCCATGCGCTCCAAAAGCCGTTCGTGGTGATCGCCACCCAGAACCCGGTGGAGCACGAGGGCACCTACGCCCTGCCCGAAGCGCAGCTGGACCGTTTCCTGCTCAAGCTGTCGGTGGGCTACCCCACGCTGCACGAAGAAGTGCAGCTGCTCTCGCGCCTGCAAACCGCCCACCCGATAGACACGCTCGCGGCGGTGGCCGGTCCCGCCGACCTGCTGGCCGCTCAGCGGGCCGTGCGTGAGGTGCGGGTCAGCCCCGACCTGCAGCATTATCTGGCGTCCATCGTCGGGGCCACCCGCAGCCATCCGCGCATTGCCCTGGGCGCCGGCCCCCGCGCCAGCCTGGGCATTCAGGCGGCGGCGCAGGCGCTGGCGTACCTGGCGGGCCGCGACTTCGTGACCCCCGACGATGTCAAGGCGGCGGCGCGTGGTGTGCTGCCTCACCGCCTGCTGCTGAACATCGAAGCGCGGATGGCCGACATCAGCGCGGCGTCGCTGGTAGAAGAGATTCTGGGCACGGTGCCGGTGCCGGTAGAGACGCCCGCAGCCATGGCTCAGGCCGCCGCCGAACCCACCCCGGCAGGCTGA
- a CDS encoding DUF58 domain-containing protein, with product MSAGLVSAFAWLLFLAALVALIWWLYREPPRVRLTRDLRPAGMVGQPQPLTVTAEIETRLPTRLVLEDPPPRAVVPGRPVVFGGLWQGRHTAHLDLSLQPNRRGVYRWEGAVLRWADPLGLFWRALPLDVPAGLEVYPQTHGVILPELLRPLLSEGQLSRSLGLSDPISLRGARPYVPGDAPGQIHWRLSARSLSVGGAGAVPMIRETERTAASSVTIYLDTGGNATYLESAVRLAASLAAQAWADGLPVSLATAHGQTPPGRAAEAHRAILRALAELEHDPAPPALRPPRPGTNLLVVTQFAPPELVAQALRARATASRVAIIALPEGFYLEPGEKPRKQWAGAPDTVRQLEKQAGVLAERGVLVFVLRGNQSVLRLG from the coding sequence GTGAGCGCTGGCCTTGTCAGTGCGTTTGCGTGGCTGCTGTTTCTGGCAGCGCTGGTCGCCCTTATCTGGTGGCTGTACCGCGAGCCGCCCCGCGTGCGCCTGACCCGCGACCTGCGGCCCGCCGGCATGGTGGGCCAGCCGCAGCCGCTGACCGTCACCGCCGAGATAGAGACGCGCCTGCCCACCCGCCTGGTGCTGGAAGACCCCCCGCCCCGCGCCGTGGTGCCGGGCCGCCCGGTGGTCTTCGGCGGGCTGTGGCAGGGCCGCCACACGGCCCACCTGGACCTGAGCTTGCAGCCCAACCGCCGGGGCGTGTACCGCTGGGAAGGGGCGGTGCTGCGCTGGGCCGATCCCCTCGGCCTGTTCTGGCGTGCGCTGCCGCTGGACGTGCCGGCGGGGCTGGAGGTCTACCCCCAGACGCACGGCGTCATCCTGCCGGAGCTGCTGCGGCCCTTGCTGTCCGAAGGGCAGCTGAGCCGAAGTTTGGGCCTCAGCGACCCCATCAGCCTGCGGGGGGCGCGGCCCTACGTGCCGGGCGACGCACCGGGGCAGATTCACTGGCGGCTCTCGGCCCGGTCGCTGTCGGTGGGCGGCGCAGGTGCCGTGCCGATGATCCGGGAAACGGAGCGCACGGCGGCCAGCTCGGTCACCATTTACCTGGATACGGGTGGAAACGCCACCTACCTGGAAAGCGCGGTGCGGCTGGCCGCCAGCCTGGCCGCGCAGGCTTGGGCCGACGGTCTGCCGGTGTCGCTGGCAACCGCGCACGGACAAACTCCGCCCGGCCGCGCCGCCGAAGCCCACCGCGCGATACTGCGGGCCCTGGCCGAGCTCGAACATGACCCGGCCCCACCCGCGCTGCGCCCACCCCGCCCCGGCACCAACCTGCTGGTGGTCACGCAGTTCGCACCGCCGGAGCTGGTGGCTCAGGCCCTGCGGGCGCGGGCCACGGCCAGCCGGGTCGCCATCATCGCCCTGCCTGAAGGCTTTTATCTGGAACCCGGCGAAAAACCGCGCAAGCAGTGGGCCGGCGCCCCCGATACGGTGCGGCAACTGGAAAAACAGGCCGGTGTGCTGGCCGAGCGCGGCGTGCTGGTGTTCGTGCTGCGCGGTAACCAGTCGGTACTGCGGCTGGGATGA
- a CDS encoding roadblock/LC7 domain-containing protein, with amino-acid sequence MTGSKQEQLQAIISDLRSAIPDLRGAMIATVDGLPIAQLFTDNTDGNRVAAMAATALGLGKRINDTLGTGDLSEMSVAGLDGQVYIYAAGRKGVLAVVAPSGMNIGLLNMEARDAASRVTSVL; translated from the coding sequence ATGACCGGAAGTAAACAGGAACAGCTGCAAGCCATCATCTCCGACCTGCGGAGCGCCATTCCCGACCTGCGCGGCGCCATGATCGCCACCGTGGACGGCCTCCCCATCGCCCAACTCTTTACCGACAACACCGACGGCAACCGCGTCGCCGCCATGGCGGCGACCGCCCTGGGTCTGGGCAAGCGCATCAACGACACCCTGGGCACCGGCGACCTCAGCGAAATGAGCGTGGCGGGTCTGGACGGCCAGGTCTACATCTACGCCGCAGGACGCAAAGGCGTGCTGGCTGTGGTGGCCCCCAGCGGCATGAACATCGGCCTGCTGAACATGGAAGCCCGTGACGCCGCTTCCCGCGTGACCAGCGTTCTCTGA
- a CDS encoding NAD(P)/FAD-dependent oxidoreductase: MTSRTSDIGAGTAHTAEIVVVGAGLAGLCAARTLQRAGRQVRVLEASEHLGGRVWSREVEGYTIDAGFLGMFTDYPAARRQFDYSALDLVVLKPSAVLRQAAGLAEVMGDPRRDPGALPGDLTAGALTAADRLHAARLAAELLAGPAHALLNGPDTSTREFLLERGFSERSLERFFTPFFGGLVIDRELKTSANLFRYYMRLLITGDVAIPRRGMSELPRQLAAELDVQRSVRVQGLSSSGQGVTLHTTAGELQAKQVIVATDPPTAARLLGEQPGDPRPVERGSLSSTYLHFRAPQALEPQPRLQLNARPTGWLNQVLWLDQVFPGRVPGERGLLIASLWGIPEGDDAALADLALAELREWYGDAADTLDLLAVDRIPHVQYPQPAGYAASLPGHSTALPNVFLASEVTSLSGIQGALESGEKAAAAILGDLEVLSRPRGA, from the coding sequence ATGACTTCTAGAACTTCTGATATTGGCGCTGGGACCGCCCACACGGCCGAGATTGTCGTGGTGGGGGCTGGGCTGGCGGGCCTGTGTGCCGCACGCACCCTGCAGCGGGCCGGGCGGCAGGTGCGGGTGTTGGAAGCCAGCGAACACCTCGGTGGCCGGGTCTGGAGCCGGGAAGTGGAAGGCTACACCATCGACGCCGGGTTCCTGGGCATGTTCACCGATTATCCGGCGGCCCGCCGGCAATTCGACTACAGCGCGCTGGACCTGGTCGTTCTGAAACCGTCGGCTGTGCTGCGCCAGGCCGCGGGGCTGGCCGAAGTGATGGGCGACCCCCGGCGCGACCCGGGAGCCCTGCCCGGCGACCTCACAGCCGGCGCACTGACTGCGGCCGACCGCCTCCACGCTGCCCGGTTAGCGGCCGAGCTGCTGGCTGGCCCAGCCCATGCGCTGCTGAACGGCCCCGACACCAGCACCCGCGAATTCCTGCTGGAGCGCGGTTTTTCCGAGCGGTCGCTGGAGCGGTTCTTCACGCCCTTTTTCGGCGGTTTGGTCATTGACCGCGAGTTGAAGACCAGTGCCAACCTGTTTCGCTACTACATGCGGCTGCTGATTACCGGCGACGTGGCCATTCCGCGCCGGGGCATGAGCGAACTGCCCCGGCAGCTGGCGGCCGAGCTGGACGTGCAGCGGAGCGTGCGGGTTCAGGGCCTGAGCAGCAGCGGCCAGGGCGTGACCCTGCACACCACGGCCGGCGAGCTGCAGGCAAAGCAGGTTATCGTCGCCACCGACCCGCCCACTGCCGCCCGCCTGCTCGGCGAACAGCCGGGCGACCCCCGGCCGGTGGAACGCGGCAGCCTGAGCAGCACCTATCTGCACTTCCGTGCCCCGCAGGCGCTGGAACCGCAGCCCCGGCTGCAGCTCAATGCCCGCCCCACCGGCTGGCTGAACCAGGTGCTGTGGCTGGACCAGGTCTTCCCTGGCCGAGTGCCGGGCGAACGTGGCCTGCTGATTGCCTCGCTGTGGGGGATTCCAGAAGGGGACGACGCCGCACTTGCCGACCTGGCGCTGGCCGAACTGCGCGAGTGGTACGGCGACGCCGCAGACACGCTGGACCTGCTGGCGGTGGACCGGATTCCACACGTGCAGTACCCCCAGCCAGCCGGCTACGCGGCCAGCCTGCCCGGCCACAGCACGGCGCTGCCGAACGTGTTTCTGGCGTCGGAAGTCACCAGCCTCAGCGGAATTCAGGGGGCGCTGGAAAGTGGAGAAAAAGCGGCGGCAGCCATTCTCGGCGACCTGGAAGTGCTGAGCCGTCCACGCGGCGCCTAG
- a CDS encoding HD domain-containing protein — MPDPRLAAQLDFLLTCDRLKAVQRTTRLHDGSRFENSAEHSWHLALMALTLAEYAPAGTDMEQVMRLLLVHDLVEIGAGDLHFDAAAKALNQQHAAEAQAAAQLFALLPEAQAAEFTALWQEFEARHTPEARFARALDALQPMLLTWGQTADGAGGLGCTETFPELTVQRVLELKRSALAEFPQLWQAAEQLLREAERAGVIKP; from the coding sequence ATGCCTGACCCTAGACTGGCGGCCCAACTGGATTTCCTGCTGACCTGTGACCGCCTCAAGGCCGTGCAGCGCACCACCCGCCTGCATGACGGCAGCCGCTTCGAGAACAGCGCCGAACATTCCTGGCACCTGGCGCTGATGGCCCTGACCCTGGCCGAGTACGCGCCTGCAGGGACCGATATGGAACAGGTGATGCGCTTGCTGCTGGTGCATGATCTGGTCGAGATTGGGGCGGGCGACCTTCACTTTGACGCCGCAGCGAAGGCACTCAACCAGCAGCATGCAGCCGAAGCCCAGGCTGCTGCGCAGTTGTTCGCGCTGCTTCCTGAAGCTCAGGCTGCCGAGTTCACGGCTTTATGGCAAGAGTTCGAGGCACGGCACACTCCTGAGGCCCGCTTTGCCAGGGCATTGGACGCCTTACAGCCCATGCTGCTGACCTGGGGCCAGACTGCGGACGGCGCGGGTGGTTTGGGCTGCACTGAGACATTCCCTGAACTGACCGTACAGCGCGTGCTGGAGCTTAAGCGCAGCGCACTGGCCGAGTTCCCGCAGCTCTGGCAGGCAGCAGAGCAACTGCTCCGGGAAGCAGAGCGGGCAGGAGTCATCAAGCCGTGA
- the sufB gene encoding Fe-S cluster assembly protein SufB produces the protein MTVNPEAASINTEYEYGWSNPERYAIKAPKGLSREVVEMISKAKDEPQWMLDFRLKALDIFLSKPMPEWGADLSGLNLDEIYYYIKPEGFNARSWDDVPEDVKNTFERLGIPEAERAALAGVGAQYESEMVYHNLKEEWEKLGVVFLSIEDGMREYPELFREYFATVVPPEDNKFAAVNSAVWSGGSFVYVPKGVKVDIPLQTYFRINAENSGQFERTLIIIEEGAQAHYIEGCTAPAYSSDSFHSGVIEIVVKEGARFRYSTIQNWSHNVYNLVTQRAAVYGNGVMEWVDGNLGSKVTMKYPACYLLEEGARGEVLSIAMASRGQHQDAGAKIVHFAPHTSGSIVSKSISKDSGRSSYRGLVKIYEGARGSKTNVECDALLLDEEARTDTYPYIEIEEKNASVGHEATVSKINDEQILYLQSRGLSEDEAAGLIVRGFIEPIAKELPLEYAVELNRLIELEMEGSVG, from the coding sequence ATGACCGTAAATCCCGAAGCAGCCAGCATCAACACCGAATATGAATACGGCTGGAGCAATCCCGAGCGCTACGCCATCAAGGCCCCCAAGGGCCTGAGCCGCGAAGTGGTCGAGATGATTTCCAAGGCCAAGGACGAGCCGCAGTGGATGCTGGACTTCCGGCTCAAGGCGCTGGATATTTTCCTCAGCAAGCCGATGCCCGAGTGGGGCGCCGACCTGTCGGGCCTGAACCTGGACGAAATCTACTACTACATCAAGCCCGAAGGCTTCAACGCCCGCTCGTGGGACGACGTGCCCGAAGACGTGAAAAACACCTTCGAGCGCCTGGGCATTCCCGAAGCCGAGCGTGCCGCGCTGGCCGGTGTGGGCGCCCAGTACGAATCCGAGATGGTGTACCACAACCTCAAAGAAGAGTGGGAAAAGCTGGGCGTGGTCTTCCTGAGCATTGAAGACGGCATGCGTGAGTACCCCGAGCTGTTCCGGGAATACTTCGCCACTGTGGTGCCCCCCGAAGACAACAAGTTCGCCGCTGTCAACTCGGCCGTGTGGTCGGGCGGGTCGTTCGTGTACGTGCCCAAGGGCGTGAAGGTGGATATTCCCCTCCAGACCTACTTCCGTATCAACGCGGAAAACAGCGGCCAGTTCGAGCGCACCCTGATCATCATCGAAGAGGGCGCCCAGGCCCACTACATCGAGGGCTGCACTGCGCCCGCCTACAGCTCCGACTCGTTCCATTCCGGCGTGATCGAGATCGTGGTGAAGGAGGGCGCCCGCTTCCGCTACTCCACCATCCAGAACTGGTCGCACAATGTGTACAACCTCGTCACCCAGCGCGCCGCCGTGTACGGCAATGGCGTGATGGAGTGGGTGGACGGCAACCTGGGCAGCAAGGTCACCATGAAGTACCCGGCCTGCTACCTGCTGGAAGAAGGCGCACGCGGCGAAGTGCTGAGCATCGCCATGGCGAGCCGTGGTCAGCACCAGGACGCCGGGGCCAAGATTGTCCACTTTGCGCCGCACACCAGCGGGAGCATCGTGTCCAAGTCCATTTCCAAGGACTCGGGCCGCAGCTCCTACCGGGGACTCGTCAAGATTTACGAAGGCGCACGCGGTTCCAAGACCAACGTGGAATGTGACGCCCTGCTGCTGGACGAGGAAGCCCGCACCGACACCTACCCCTACATCGAAATCGAGGAGAAGAACGCCTCGGTGGGCCACGAAGCCACGGTCAGCAAGATCAACGACGAGCAGATTCTGTATCTGCAGAGCCGCGGCCTGAGCGAGGACGAGGCGGCAGGCCTGATCGTGCGCGGGTTCATCGAGCCGATTGCCAAGGAACTGCCGCTGGAATACGCGGTGGAACTGAACCGCCTGATTGAGCTGGAAATGGAAGGCAGCGTGGGCTAA
- the sufD gene encoding Fe-S cluster assembly protein SufD yields the protein MTKFTEALQQQGGPEWLQAKRQESLALFESLEVPTEQVEAWKYTRVEVDFDSLQPHPKRDAVQDSSQLPQSVQKRLNSTDVGAFLVFDGPDVVYRTELPQELAEKGVIFTDLRTAVEQHADKVQQYLYSVVPAEVPDDTTIAAPGTTPSKSPDPSEGKFSALAAALWTNGAFVYVPRGVEVELPLGSFRVMSEANTYTATRTLVVVEDNASAVFIDEQDSEALDNAYAIGAVELVVKPGARLRYVSIQNWGKGVTHIQRQRGDVDKDGKLNSLVVTMGGTLSRTEMQSYVRGSGAESEMLALYFADEDQHFDHYTLQHHAAPNAYSDLLYKGVGADQSVGVFSGMIKVDLGAQKTDAYQKHRTLMLSSEARNFSVPQLEINANDVKCSHGSTTGPVGEEEMFYLRSRGISKETAEKMLVTAFLEDVLGRVPLRSVTDYIEGIIAEKVGAV from the coding sequence ATGACCAAATTCACCGAAGCATTACAGCAGCAAGGCGGTCCCGAGTGGCTGCAGGCCAAGCGTCAGGAATCTCTGGCGCTGTTCGAATCCCTGGAAGTGCCCACCGAGCAGGTGGAAGCGTGGAAATACACCCGTGTAGAGGTGGATTTTGACAGCTTGCAGCCCCACCCCAAGCGGGACGCTGTGCAGGACAGCTCACAGCTGCCGCAGAGCGTGCAAAAGCGGCTGAACAGCACCGACGTGGGCGCCTTTTTGGTGTTTGACGGCCCTGATGTGGTGTACCGCACCGAACTGCCGCAGGAGCTGGCCGAGAAGGGGGTCATCTTTACCGACCTGCGCACGGCGGTGGAGCAGCACGCGGACAAGGTGCAGCAGTACCTGTACTCGGTGGTGCCTGCCGAAGTGCCGGATGACACCACCATCGCGGCGCCCGGCACCACCCCCAGCAAGTCGCCCGACCCCTCCGAAGGCAAGTTCTCGGCGCTCGCGGCGGCCCTGTGGACCAACGGTGCGTTCGTCTACGTGCCTAGAGGGGTAGAGGTAGAGTTGCCGCTCGGTTCCTTCCGGGTCATGAGTGAGGCGAACACCTACACTGCGACCCGCACGCTGGTCGTGGTGGAAGACAATGCCAGCGCTGTCTTTATCGACGAGCAAGACAGCGAAGCGCTGGACAATGCTTACGCGATCGGCGCCGTGGAGCTGGTGGTCAAGCCGGGTGCCCGCCTGCGCTACGTCTCTATCCAGAACTGGGGTAAGGGCGTGACCCATATCCAGCGCCAGCGCGGCGACGTGGACAAGGACGGCAAGCTCAACAGCCTGGTCGTCACGATGGGCGGCACCCTCAGCCGCACCGAAATGCAGAGCTATGTGCGGGGCAGCGGTGCCGAGAGCGAGATGCTGGCGCTGTACTTTGCCGATGAGGACCAGCACTTCGACCATTACACCCTGCAGCACCACGCCGCCCCCAACGCCTACTCCGACCTGCTGTACAAGGGTGTGGGTGCGGACCAGAGCGTGGGCGTGTTCAGCGGCATGATCAAGGTGGACCTGGGCGCCCAGAAGACCGACGCCTACCAGAAGCACCGGACCCTGATGCTGTCCAGCGAAGCCCGCAACTTCAGCGTGCCGCAGCTGGAAATCAACGCCAACGACGTGAAGTGCTCGCACGGCTCCACCACCGGCCCGGTGGGCGAAGAGGAAATGTTCTACCTGCGCTCGCGCGGCATCAGCAAGGAAACCGCCGAGAAGATGCTGGTGACGGCGTTCCTGGAAGACGTGCTGGGCCGCGTGCCGCTGAGGAGCGTGACCGATTACATCGAAGGCATCATTGCCGAGAAGGTCGGCGCGGTCTAA
- a CDS encoding PLP-dependent aminotransferase family protein: protein MHGAPGTTKWSQLSFQQDVGAAAPAFGSAFSAGIKAVNGSALRDMLRMAQVPGMVNFGGGLPAPELFPMDRIAQASAQALEKHGWRAVQYGTTEGFLPLREWLAEHTCPGAAGVTPEHIQIMTGGQQSLDLVGKIFIDPGDTVLVETPTYMGAVQSFVPYRPHFAAVPTDDHGIEMDALEALLADLAREGRTPKFIYTIPNFQNPTGRTLSLERRERLLDLTAQYGVFVVEDDPYGQLRFSGEHLPSLAELMLRRTGGDPDRSHVVYCSSFSKTLAPGLRDAWVMAARPITERLVLAKQGADMHTPTLNQMIVTELLPLLPQQVDKLRHSYADRAGHMLAALERELPAGVSYTTPQGGMFLWLTLPEHVNTTAMLPRAVERQVAYMIGECFHALGGGHNTMRLCFSTASPQDIDRGIAALAQTIHAEL from the coding sequence ATGCACGGAGCGCCAGGAACGACCAAGTGGAGCCAGCTTTCCTTTCAACAGGACGTGGGAGCAGCCGCGCCGGCGTTCGGAAGTGCATTCAGTGCCGGTATCAAAGCTGTGAATGGCAGTGCGCTGCGCGACATGCTGCGGATGGCTCAGGTGCCGGGCATGGTGAACTTTGGCGGCGGCCTGCCTGCCCCCGAACTGTTCCCGATGGACCGTATCGCGCAGGCCAGCGCCCAGGCCCTGGAGAAGCACGGTTGGCGGGCGGTGCAGTACGGCACCACCGAAGGCTTCCTGCCGCTGCGCGAGTGGCTGGCAGAGCACACCTGCCCCGGCGCGGCGGGCGTCACCCCGGAACATATCCAAATCATGACCGGCGGGCAGCAGTCGCTGGACCTGGTGGGCAAGATTTTCATCGACCCCGGCGATACGGTGCTGGTAGAAACTCCGACCTACATGGGCGCGGTTCAGTCCTTCGTGCCGTACCGGCCCCACTTCGCTGCCGTGCCTACCGATGACCATGGGATAGAGATGGACGCGCTGGAAGCCCTGCTGGCGGACCTGGCACGCGAGGGCCGTACACCCAAATTCATCTACACCATCCCCAACTTTCAGAACCCCACCGGCCGCACCCTCAGCCTGGAGCGGCGGGAACGGCTGCTGGACCTGACCGCGCAGTACGGCGTGTTCGTGGTGGAGGACGACCCCTACGGCCAGCTGCGCTTCAGCGGGGAGCACCTGCCCAGCCTGGCCGAGCTGATGCTGCGGCGCACCGGCGGCGACCCCGACCGCAGCCATGTGGTGTACTGCTCCAGCTTTTCCAAGACGCTGGCTCCAGGCCTGCGCGACGCCTGGGTCATGGCCGCCCGGCCCATCACCGAGCGGCTGGTACTGGCCAAGCAGGGCGCCGACATGCACACGCCCACCCTGAACCAGATGATCGTGACCGAGCTGCTCCCGCTGTTGCCGCAGCAGGTCGACAAACTGCGCCACTCTTATGCGGACCGCGCCGGCCACATGCTGGCCGCGCTCGAACGCGAGTTGCCTGCTGGCGTGTCCTACACCACGCCGCAGGGGGGCATGTTCCTGTGGCTGACGCTGCCGGAGCATGTGAACACCACGGCCATGCTGCCCCGTGCCGTAGAGCGCCAGGTCGCCTACATGATTGGCGAGTGCTTTCATGCCCTGGGCGGCGGGCACAACACCATGCGCCTGTGCTTCAGCACGGCCAGTCCACAGGACATTGACCGGGGAATCGCGGCGCTGGCCCAGACCATCCACGCAGAGCTGTAA
- the sufC gene encoding Fe-S cluster assembly ATPase SufC: MTHQLEIRNLHASVGDQPILKGINLTIPRGELHAVMGPNGNGKSTLAKVIVGDPEYTVTGGEVLVDGQNILEMEPDERARLGVFLAFQYPVEIPGVTIANFLRLAMQARKEEGEEVTFTEFYGKLQSALKTLEWDESIVERYLNEGMSGGEKKRNEILQMLMLEPNYIIMDETDSGLDVDALRIVSHGVNTLRGPNLGGLIITHYQRLLDYIVPDKVHIIVDGRVVETGGPDLAKKLDTEGYDWVKALATA, translated from the coding sequence ATGACGCATCAACTCGAAATCCGCAACCTGCACGCGTCCGTCGGTGACCAGCCGATTCTCAAGGGCATCAACCTGACCATTCCCCGCGGCGAGCTGCACGCCGTGATGGGTCCCAACGGCAACGGCAAGAGCACCCTCGCCAAAGTGATTGTGGGCGACCCCGAGTACACCGTTACGGGGGGCGAAGTCCTGGTAGACGGCCAGAACATTCTGGAAATGGAACCCGACGAGCGTGCCCGCCTGGGCGTGTTCCTGGCCTTCCAGTACCCGGTGGAAATCCCCGGCGTCACCATCGCCAACTTCCTGCGCCTCGCCATGCAGGCCCGTAAGGAAGAAGGCGAGGAAGTCACCTTTACGGAGTTCTACGGCAAGCTGCAGAGCGCCCTGAAGACCCTGGAATGGGACGAAAGCATCGTGGAGCGCTACTTGAACGAAGGCATGTCCGGCGGCGAGAAGAAGCGCAACGAAATCCTGCAAATGCTGATGCTGGAACCCAACTACATCATCATGGACGAGACCGACTCGGGCCTGGACGTGGACGCCCTGCGTATTGTCTCGCACGGCGTCAACACCCTGCGCGGTCCCAACCTGGGCGGCCTGATCATCACCCACTACCAGCGCCTGCTGGACTACATCGTGCCCGACAAGGTTCACATCATCGTGGACGGCCGCGTGGTGGAAACCGGCGGCCCCGACCTGGCCAAAAAGCTCGATACCGAGGGTTACGACTGGGTCAAGGCCCTGGCCACTGCCTGA
- a CDS encoding pyridoxamine 5'-phosphate oxidase family protein: MASKTLKDIAARMRGLDLCMLTTVSDYGRLASRPMSNNGEVEYDGTSYFFTWADSRMARDIEKNKHVQLNFKADKGFLFVAVQGEARVLTDRRVMKDHWHEELRQWFKEGLDTEGLVMLAVDARRIQWWGEEDGEVEL, encoded by the coding sequence ATGGCTTCCAAAACCCTGAAAGATATCGCCGCCCGGATGCGCGGCCTAGACCTGTGCATGCTGACCACCGTCAGCGACTATGGCCGCCTGGCCAGCCGCCCCATGAGCAACAACGGCGAGGTGGAATACGACGGCACCAGCTACTTTTTTACCTGGGCCGACTCACGAATGGCCCGCGATATCGAGAAGAACAAACACGTGCAGCTGAACTTCAAGGCCGACAAAGGCTTTCTGTTCGTGGCTGTGCAGGGCGAGGCCCGCGTACTGACCGACCGGCGCGTGATGAAAGACCACTGGCACGAGGAACTGCGGCAGTGGTTCAAGGAGGGCCTAGACACCGAAGGCCTGGTGATGCTGGCCGTGGACGCCCGGCGGATTCAGTGGTGGGGCGAAGAAGACGGCGAGGTGGAGCTGTAA